In a genomic window of Diabrotica undecimpunctata isolate CICGRU chromosome 2, icDiaUnde3, whole genome shotgun sequence:
- the LOC140434870 gene encoding RRP12-like protein — translation MGKFRSKLKGQTKGKRWPKGQSSSSNPESKKHRDLAKSRFFQENLGPSSLTSDALKKHDAVQSYIPKAPESINMEEDTESSVGTQSSFATMKSFASEWSDCSNMSFNRFLTVFRSDSALHKEMLAILAAITEVIKENGGSETPTEYFCSLMTTLEQVYNAENKNEDQVTAVLALLNMGIKTVPEAVLKKHFNDITLKILHILSDYADSENNTIIKSIFGILGSLLKIQELAVWNQPSTIQIFNALLNPFCIHTKPKWRKAAQHAVTSIITTGNFVKDSSSNPAADRAAEFCEQTLDSCMGSTSGVVLVSSVQAGQTTILHILGLMKDIISKFSKHHIKTCCETILKLMTLNYPIVTSCGMQVLYALFSAQTAVVPGKLNAQLITALYEYQPSLSDVQPTQAWVTVMQQAHVHLADVDVALAMATLPKIIDSLTQLWLSEKAEIMTSATHALEILLKDALVTGCSSKELVGQHRSKVERCIQTIQLCLGYQYNASWHQVLHIVSVLFEVTGPNCSDMLLGLLTNLAELRDSYKFSYNNELEHAVGAAIRSMGPEVVLEVITLKKPNGDLNIDRSWLLPVLKENIKCSTLEYFVKGILPLALYCHRRSAQLAQNNDGIGAHSSELLYLQLWNLLPCFCSHPKDIKDSFKTVAKVMGTAISDKKELRLAVMAALRRLISCAKESENKEDLQEISRFDKNYLPILFNVYTTKPIGTDEEGQRLAALDTIKLYLSIARPELTQQLFSNAIERLNSSSDEPEDHFIKESILDLIRALVPYQNAQNVEILYQQCIKNLPEIKNNKEQKKAYRLLEEVCGSESEGCQTFVKSNRKEVQRLLMKSLNSAAVSSKGARLRCLNYLIKAQPQLDHESKLIKSAIPEAILCCKDINEKCRTTAYDLLNTIGNLLLEHDKMQQFLELIIAGLAGTPQLVSCTVLALASILHHFSGTLGMDNIRIIVDNVCTLAGSPTREIVASCLSFIKVYITTLPSPMVASSLENLMKGLCNMTEDCKRHFRLKIRDILDRLVRKYGCESLTPFVPNTDTVMYKRLRNLRKLNARKKRRKEEDREEESDDEEFTVKAKPKSVEEILADSDSEFEDMETDEPKVKNKKQAKTWIEEDPDNIVDFIDPSVISKITATKPGLIQPTLEKKKPEKDRGFKTAPDGRLIIKDDSSSDSDDDKKLKFSDDSDSDDDSQSKVETVLLTDRKRKRSNASVKSGFSSVSSQPPNKYKTGGVGIHRPLGGSSSSVKSGFSSAGSEYKSRKAAGDVKKKGKLDPYAYLPLKRTSLNKRKKNKAAGQFKHIVKAAKLGALKGAKAKRNKNK, via the exons ATGGGTAAATTTAGAAGTAAATTAAAAGGACAAACTAAAGGGAAAAGATGGCCAAAAGGGCAGAGTTCCAGTTCCAATCCTGAAAGTAAAAAACACCGAGATTTAGCAAAATCTCGCTTTTTTCAAGAAAATTTAG GTCCCAGTAGTTTAACGTCAGATGCTCTAAAGAAACACGATGCCGTGCAGTCATATATTCCTAAAGCTCCAGAATCCATTAACATGGAGGAAGATACAGAATCTTCTGTTGGAACACAATCATCTTTTGCTACAATGAAATCTTTTGCCTCAGAATGGTCAGATTGTAGTAACATGTCATTTAATAGATTTTTGACCGTATTTAGATCAGATTCTGCTTTACACAAAGAAATGTTAGCAATATTAGCAGCCATAACAGAAGTCATAAAAGAGAATGGAGGATCTGAAACACCTACTGAGTACTTTTGTTCTCTG ATGACAACATTAGAACAAGTGTATAATgcagaaaataaaaatgaagacCAAGTAACAGCAGTATTAGCCCTGTTAAATATGGGTATAAAAACAGTTCCAGAAGCTGTTTTAAAGAAACACTTCAATGATATCACATTAAAAATTTTGCATATATTAAGTGATTATGCAGATTcagaaaataatacaataataaaatcaatatttgGCATTTTGGGATCTTTGCTAAAAATACAAGAGTTGGCAGTTTGGAACCAGCCAAGTACAATACAGATCTTCAATGCCTTACTGAATCCATTTTGTATTCATACTAAGCCTAAG TGGAGAAAAGCGGCACAGCATGCTGTTACATCCATAATAACAACAGGAAATTTTGTTAAAGACAGTTCCTCTAACCCGGCTGCTGATAGAGCAGCAGAATTTTGTGAACAAACTTTGGACTCTTGTATGGGAAGCACATCTGGTGTAGTCCTTGTATCTTCAGTCCAAGCTGGTCAGACTACAATCCTCCACATCCTTGGTTTGATGAAGGATATTATAAGTAAATTTTCCAAGCATCATATTAAG ACTTGCTGTGAAACTATTCTAAAGTTAATGACCCTCAATTATCCCATTGTAACATCATGTGGCATGCAGGTCCTTTACGCATTGTTTTCGGCGCAGACTGCCGTAGTACCAGGAAAACTGAATGCTCAATTGATCACTGCTCTTTATGAATATCAGCCGTCCCTTTCAGATGTACAACCTACGCAAGCTTGGGTTACAGTCATGCAGCAAGCTCATGTCCATCTTGCTGA TGTTGATGTTGCTCTAGCAATGGCGACGTTGCCTAAAATAATTGACAGCTTGACTCAATTGTGGCTCTCGGAAAAAGCTGAAATAATGACATCTGCAACTCATGCTTTAGAAATATTACTAAAAGATGCTCTCGTTACTGGATGTAGCTCCAAAGAGTTAGTAGGGCAGCACAGATCCAAAGTCGAAAGGTGTATTCAGACAATTCAGCTATGTTTGGGATACCAATATAACGCTTCTTGGCATCAAGTGTTACACATTGTTAGTGTGTTATTTGAG GTTACAGGCCCGAACTGCAGTGATATGCTATTAGGACTACTTACCAACTTGGCAGAATTAAGGGATTCATACAAATTCAGTTATAACAACGAACTAGAACATGCTGTAGGGGCTGCCATCAGGTCTATGGGACCAGAAGTCGTTTTGGAAGTTATTACCTTAAAG AAACCTAACGGAGATCTCAATATAGATAGATCGTGGTTGCTTCCAGTTCTTAAAGAAAATATCAAATGCTCCACTTTGGAGTATTTCGTTAAAGGTATTTTACCTTTAGCTCTTTACTGTCATCGTAGATCTGCCCAGTTAGCTCAAAACAATGATGGAATAGGAGCGCACAGTTCAGAATTACTTTATTTACAATTATGGAATCTTCTACCATGTTTCTGTAGTCATCCAAAAGATATCAAGGACAGTTTTAAG ACTGTGGCTAAAGTTATGGGTACCGCAATTTCTGATAAGAAAGAACTTCGTTTAGCAGTTATGGCTGCATTAAGAAGGTTAATTTCTTGTGCCAAAGAGTCAGAAAATAAGGAAGATTTGCAGGAGATAAGTAGATTTGACAAAAATTATTTGCCAATattgtttaatgtttatactACCAAGCCCATTGGTACTGACGAAGAAGGTCAAAGATTGGCTGCATTGGATACAATAAAG ttatatttatcGATTGCAAGACCAGAATTAACTCAGCAGCTCTTCAGTAACGCCATAGAACGATTAAATAGTAGTTCAGATGAACCAGAAGATCATTTTATAAAAGAATCGATCCTGGATTTAATTCGTGCTTTAGTACCATACCAAAATGCTCAGAATGTTGAAATTTTATATCAGCAGTGTATTAAAAACTTACCAGAAATAAAGAAtaacaaagaacagaaaaaagCTTACAGACTATTGGAAGAAGTATGTGGTAGTGAATCAGAAGGGTGCCAGACATTTGTTAAAAGTAATCGAAAGGAG GTGCAACGCCTACTTATGAAATCTCTCAACTCAGCTGCAGTCTCCAGTAAAGGCGCAAGATTACGCTGTCTTAACTACTTAATTAAGGCCCAACCTCAATTGGATCACGAAAGTAAACTCATCAAATCTGCTATTCCCGAAGCCATACTGTGTTGTAAAGACATCAACGAGAAATGTAGGACTACAGCATATGACCTTCTAAACACCATAGGAAACTTATTATTGGAACACGACAAAATGCAACAATTTTTAGAGTTGATTATAGCCGGTTTAGCTGGCACCCCACAACTTGTTAGTTGTACAGTCTTGGCACTGGCCTCAATCTTGCATCATTTTTCAG GTACACTAGGAATGGATAATATCAGGATAATTGTGGATAATGTTTGTACATTAGCTGGATCTCCTACGAGAGAAATAGTTGCATCATGCTTAAGTTTTATAAAAGTGTATATTACGACACTCCCTAGTCCCATGGTAGCTTCATCATTAGAAAATCTG ATGAAAGGGTTATGTAATATGACGGAGGACTGCAAGAGGCATTTTAGGCTAAAAATTCGTGACATTTTGGATAGACTAGTCAGAAAATACGGCTGTGAATCTCTTACTCCTTTCGTACCAAATACTGACACAGTAATGTACAAAAGGCTTAGAAACTTAAGAAAATTAAATGCCAGAAAGAAGAGGAGGAAAGAAGAAGATAGAGAAGAGGAGAGTGATGATGAAGAATTCACTGTAAAGGCTAAACCAAAAAg TGTCGAAGAAATTTTGGCAGATTCAGATTCAGAATTCGAAGATATGGAAACAGATGAACCGAAAGTTAAAAATAAGAAGCAAGCCAAAACATGGATTGAAGAAGATCCTGACAACATCGTCGACTTTATTGATCCAAGCGTCATTAGTAAAATCACTG CTACTAAACCTGGACTCATCCAACCAACCCTTGAAAAGAAAAAGCCCGAGAAAGACCGAGGATTTAAAACGGCACCGGATGGCAGGCTCATAATAAAAGACGATTCGTCCTCAGATAGTGACGACgacaaaaaacttaaattttctGATGACTCTGATTCTGATGATGATTCTCAAAGTAAAGTCGAAACGGTACTACTAACAGATCGTAAACGCAAAAGAAGTAATGCTAGCGTCAAAAGTGGATTTAGTTCGGTTAGTTCTCAACCTCCCAATAAATATAAGACTGGAGGTGTTGGTATTCACAG ACCTTTGGGAGGTAGCAGTTCTTCCGTTAAAAGCGGATTTAGCTCAGCAGGTTCTGAATATAAATCTAGAAAAGCAGCTGGAGATGTCAAAAAGAAGGGAAAACTGGATCCCTATGCATATTTACCTTTGAAACGTACATCCTTGAATAAGAG